In one Alnus glutinosa chromosome 14, dhAlnGlut1.1, whole genome shotgun sequence genomic region, the following are encoded:
- the LOC133856567 gene encoding uncharacterized protein LOC133856567 isoform X1: MPRPGPRPYECVKRAWHSDRHQPMRGSIIQQIFRVVSESHSAATKKNKEWQEKLPIVVLKAEEIMYSKANSEAEYMNPETLWDRVNDAINTIIRRDENTETGELLPPCVEAALNLGCCPVRASRSQRHSNPRSYLTPRVQEPNSGPARILDKTTHEQCPQLSPVHAVNQLDFARANALNPARLVSESSSHVSLNTSLSVGRNYPLSLENVLADRNQLMTVERNTPLNLGTVYPLYYGTQYQTGGSRIPEEPHSKTVYVGKPVITATGEPTEMGVFQNLFSCKNAENALNRFTQADVLDFQEKPQEMECDLSLRLGLFSHSCISIEKSSACETDDGSSSCQDGGKFTDLSPQTNMEFCFFPRKAAYETFESSSRKRNLEGEGQNLEVARRNWKAPFGYNDEDG; the protein is encoded by the exons ATGCCACGGCCGGGACCTAGACCTTATGAGTGCGTTAAGAGAGCCTGGCACAGCGACAGACACCAACCCATGAGAGGCTCCATTATTCAACAGATTTTCAG GGTCGTCAGTGAGTCTCACAGTGCTGCTactaaaaagaacaaagaatggCAAGAGAAGCTCCCTATTGTTGTTCTGAAAGCAGAGGAAATCATGTATTCCAAAGCAAATTCTGAG GCTGAGTACATGAATCCTGAAACTCTATGGGACAGAGTAAATGATGCCATTAACACAATCATTCGGAGAGACGAGAACACGGAAACCGGCGAGCTTTTGCCGCCATGTGTTGAAG CTGCCCTTAATCTGGGTTGCTGTCCTGTGAGAGCTTCGAGAAGCCAACGGCACAGTAACCCTAGGAGTTATCTCACCCCCAGAGTACAAGAACCTAATTCTGGACCTGCTCGAATTTTGGATAAAACGACTCATGAACAATGCCCTCAATTGTCACCGGTTCATGCCGTCAATCAGTTAGATTTTGCAAGAGCCAATGCTCTGAATCCTGCTCGTTTGGTTTCAGAATCTAGCAGTCATGTCAGCTTAAATACTAGCCTCAGTGTCGGTCGGAATTACCCTCTCTCGCTAGAGAATGTTCTTGCTGACCGTAACCAGTTGATGACAGTGGAAAGGAACACCCCACTAAACTTGGGTACAGTGTATCCATTGTATTATGGAACTCAGTATCAAACAGGAGGCTCTCGTATCCCAGAAGAGCCTCATTCTAAGACTGTATACGTTGGCAAACCAGTCATTACTGCAACTGGAGAGCCTACTGAAATGGGTGTCTTTCAGAACCTTTTCTCCTGTAAGAACGCTGAAAATGCTTTGAATAGATTCACTCAAGCGGATGTTTTGGACTTCCAGGAGAAGCCACAGGAGATGGAATGTGATTTGTCCTTGAGGTTGGGCTTGTTTTCGCACTCATGTATCAGCATCGAAAAAAGTTCGGCCTGTGAAACAGACGACGGTTCATCTAGTTGTCAAGATGGGGGCAAGTTCACTGATTTATCTCCGCAAACAAACATGGAGTTCTGTTTTTTCCCAAGGAAGGCTGCATATGAAACCTTTGAGTCCAGCTCAAGAAAGCGGAATCTGGAGGGTGAAGGTCAGAATTTGGAGGTAGCAAGGAGGAACTGGAAGGCGCCCTTCGGTTACAATGATGAGGATGGGTAA
- the LOC133856567 gene encoding uncharacterized protein LOC133856567 isoform X2, with protein sequence MPRPGPRPYECVKRAWHSDRHQPMRGSIIQQIFSESHSAATKKNKEWQEKLPIVVLKAEEIMYSKANSEAEYMNPETLWDRVNDAINTIIRRDENTETGELLPPCVEAALNLGCCPVRASRSQRHSNPRSYLTPRVQEPNSGPARILDKTTHEQCPQLSPVHAVNQLDFARANALNPARLVSESSSHVSLNTSLSVGRNYPLSLENVLADRNQLMTVERNTPLNLGTVYPLYYGTQYQTGGSRIPEEPHSKTVYVGKPVITATGEPTEMGVFQNLFSCKNAENALNRFTQADVLDFQEKPQEMECDLSLRLGLFSHSCISIEKSSACETDDGSSSCQDGGKFTDLSPQTNMEFCFFPRKAAYETFESSSRKRNLEGEGQNLEVARRNWKAPFGYNDEDG encoded by the exons ATGCCACGGCCGGGACCTAGACCTTATGAGTGCGTTAAGAGAGCCTGGCACAGCGACAGACACCAACCCATGAGAGGCTCCATTATTCAACAGATTTTCAG TGAGTCTCACAGTGCTGCTactaaaaagaacaaagaatggCAAGAGAAGCTCCCTATTGTTGTTCTGAAAGCAGAGGAAATCATGTATTCCAAAGCAAATTCTGAG GCTGAGTACATGAATCCTGAAACTCTATGGGACAGAGTAAATGATGCCATTAACACAATCATTCGGAGAGACGAGAACACGGAAACCGGCGAGCTTTTGCCGCCATGTGTTGAAG CTGCCCTTAATCTGGGTTGCTGTCCTGTGAGAGCTTCGAGAAGCCAACGGCACAGTAACCCTAGGAGTTATCTCACCCCCAGAGTACAAGAACCTAATTCTGGACCTGCTCGAATTTTGGATAAAACGACTCATGAACAATGCCCTCAATTGTCACCGGTTCATGCCGTCAATCAGTTAGATTTTGCAAGAGCCAATGCTCTGAATCCTGCTCGTTTGGTTTCAGAATCTAGCAGTCATGTCAGCTTAAATACTAGCCTCAGTGTCGGTCGGAATTACCCTCTCTCGCTAGAGAATGTTCTTGCTGACCGTAACCAGTTGATGACAGTGGAAAGGAACACCCCACTAAACTTGGGTACAGTGTATCCATTGTATTATGGAACTCAGTATCAAACAGGAGGCTCTCGTATCCCAGAAGAGCCTCATTCTAAGACTGTATACGTTGGCAAACCAGTCATTACTGCAACTGGAGAGCCTACTGAAATGGGTGTCTTTCAGAACCTTTTCTCCTGTAAGAACGCTGAAAATGCTTTGAATAGATTCACTCAAGCGGATGTTTTGGACTTCCAGGAGAAGCCACAGGAGATGGAATGTGATTTGTCCTTGAGGTTGGGCTTGTTTTCGCACTCATGTATCAGCATCGAAAAAAGTTCGGCCTGTGAAACAGACGACGGTTCATCTAGTTGTCAAGATGGGGGCAAGTTCACTGATTTATCTCCGCAAACAAACATGGAGTTCTGTTTTTTCCCAAGGAAGGCTGCATATGAAACCTTTGAGTCCAGCTCAAGAAAGCGGAATCTGGAGGGTGAAGGTCAGAATTTGGAGGTAGCAAGGAGGAACTGGAAGGCGCCCTTCGGTTACAATGATGAGGATGGGTAA